CCACGTTTAATAGGAGAGATTCCTCCTGCGGTTGCTAAAGCGGCAATGGATAGCGGTGTAGCTAAAAACCCTATTGAGGATTGGGATAAGTACAAGGAAGAGTTATTGCAACGATTAGGGAACGATAATAAAGTTGTTCGCTTATTGCACAACAGGGCAAAAATTAACAGTAAAAAAATTGTGTTTGCAGAAGCAGAACATTTAGATGTACTAAAAGCAGCTCAAATAGCTTTAGAAGAAGGGATCGCAACACCAATTTTATTAGGAAATAGAGAGGTTATTCTAGAGCTTAAAAAAGAAATTGAGTTTGATGCAGATGTTCTTATTTTAGATCCTAAGGATAAAGAATCTAATGAAAAAAGAGATCATTATGCAGCACGTTATTTTGAGACTAGAAGAAGAAGCGGAGTAACCCTTTATGGAGCAAAATCTAAGATGCGCGAGCGTAACTATTTTGGTGCAATGATGGTTTTAGAAGGAGATGCAGATGGTATGATTTCTGGATATTCAAGAGCATACCCTACAGTGGTAAAACCAATTTTTGAAGTAATTGGTCGTGCAGCTAATGTTAAAAAAGTAGCAACGGTTAATATTATGATCACAGATCGTGGTCCTTTGTTCTTGGCAGATACCTCTATAAATATAGATCCTTCTGCAGAAGAGATAGCTGAAATAGCAAAAATGACTGCTAACGTAGCCACTACTTTTGGTTTTGAACCTGTAATGGCATTGTTATCATATGCGAACTTTGGTTCGTCAAACCACCCACATGCAACTAAGGTTAGAGAGGCAGCAAGAATATTGCACGAATCTAACCCTGAGTTGGTAGTAGATGGTGAAATTCAAATGGATTTTGCTTTAAATAAAGAATTGAATCAAGGAAAATTCCCATTTTCTAAATTAGCAGGAAAAAAAGTGAACACGCTTATTTTTCCAAATTTAGAATCAGCGAACATCACCTATAAATTGTTGAAAGAATTAAACAAAGCAGATAGTATTGGACCAATCATGTTGGGGCTTAAAAAATCTGTTCATATTCTTCAATTAGGTGCAAGTGTTGATGAAATTGTAAATATGGCGGCTATTGCAGTTATAGATGCACAACAACGTGAGAAACGTAAAAAAGCTAAATAATACACAATAAATCATACTAAAGTCAAAGCGTAATTCTTTGACTTTAGTTTTTTGCTATCAGAATACTATAAACCAATAACCATTAAAAACACCCACTATGATACATCACTTGAAAGGAAAGCTAGTTGAAAAAAATCCTACTCATGTGGTGATAGAATGTGGTGGAGTAGGTTATTTTGTAAATATATCTCTTCATACGTTTTCGAAAATAACAGATGCAGAAAACATTCAGTTATTTACCCATCTTCAAGTAAAAGAAGACAGTCATACTTTATTTGGTTTTTCGGAAAAATCTGAGCGGGAAATTTTCCGTTTATTAGTCTCTGTTTCTGGTATAGGCGCAAGTATTGCACGTACTATGTTGTCTTCTATGTCGCCTATGCAAATTAGAGATGCAATTGCTACGGCTAACGTTTCTGCTATCCAATCGATAAAAGGTATTGGTGCTAAAACGGCACAAAGAGTTATTCTGGATCTTAAAGATAAAATATTAAAAATCTACGATATTGATGAAGTTTCGTCAATTTCAAACAATACAAATAAAGATGAAGCGTTATCTGCTTTAGAAGTTCTTGGTTTTATACGTAAACAATCAGAAAAGATTGTAGACAAAGTTTTAGCTCAAGATGCTTCACTAAGTGTGGAAGACATTATAAAGCTTTCGCTTAAAAATTTGTAAAGAGTTTGAAAAATAGGGCAAAACCAACTCTTAAATCATATAGATTTAAGCTACTAATCGTATTCATTATTTTCTTCGGAGTATCACAGCTAACCAATGCGCAAGATACTAACGAACAAGAGGTAGATTCTGTAAAAACAGGATATGCACTTGGGCGTATTAAAATGGAGAATCCTAAAAGTATTATCTCCAAATACACATACGATCCAAATTTAGATCGTTATATTTATTCTGAAACTGTAGGGGAGTTTGATATTAGTTACCCTATCATCCTTACGCCAAAAGAATTTCAAGAACTTGTTAGAAAAGAGACCATGAAATCTTATTTTAAAGATAAGATGGATGCTTACTCAGGTAAAAAAGAAGGTAGTGAAGAGGCTAGAAAAAACCTCTTACCCAATTTTTATGTAAACAATAGTTTTTTTCAATCTGTTTTTGGAGGAAATACTATTGAAGTAATACCGCAAGGTTCTGTAGCGATGGATTTAGGTGTTATTTGGCAGAAAAATGACAATCCATCTCTTTCACCTAGGAATAGAACAAATTTATCTTTTGATTTTGACCAACGCATCAGTTTAAGTATGCTAGGTAAAATAGGGGAAAGGTTAACTGTAAATGCAAATTACGATACAGAAGCTACATTTGATTTTCAGAACATTGTAAAATTAGATTATACGCCAACAGAGGATGATATTATTCAGAAAATAGAAATTGGTAATGTTAGTATGCCACTGAATAGCTCTTTAATACAAGGAGCTCAAAGTCTATTTGGGGTTAAGACCCAATTACAATTTGGTAAAACTACAGTTACTGCTGTTTTCTCAGATCAACAATCTCAAAACAATACCGTCGTTGCACAAGGTGGTGGTGCTATTAATGATTTTGCTATAACAGCTTTAGATTATGAAGAAGATAAGCACTTTTTCCTTTCTCAATATTTTAGAGATACCTATGATAGATCTTTAGAGAATTATCCTTATAAAAATACATCCGTACAAATTACACGATTAGAAGTTTGGGTTACCAATAGAAGCCAACAAACATTAAATGTTAGAAACGTAGTTGGTATTCAGGATTTAGGAGAAGCAGAATCTGAAAAAACTAGAATTGGTGGTATGAACGGAGCTCCATCGGGCTTTTTTAATACGTCTAGTGCGGGTAGTTTGCCAAGAAACGGCGCTAATGATTTTGATCCTGCACTGATAGGTAATGGAGGGGCTTTGACAGCCTCAGTTAGAGATATTGCAACCGTAGAAGCAGGTTTTAATGTTTCTGGTGGGTATCAAATAAATCAAGGGTTTGATTATGCAATTTTAGAAAATGCTAGAAAATTAACGGAGAGTACGGATTATCAATTTGATCAGCAATTAGGGTATATTTCTTTAAATCAGCGTTTGAGTAATGATGAAGTTTTAGCCGTTGCTTTTCAATACACCTATAAAGGGCAAGTATATCAGGTTGGAGAATTTGCTACGAGTAGTGATGCTACCACGACAACAACTACAGGGGTTACTACAGAAGTGAATAACAATACCTTAGTACTAAAACTTTTAAAGAGTAATATCACAACAGTTAGTGATCCTATTTGGGATTTAATGATGAAGAACATCTATGCTACAGGTGCATACAGTTTAAGTCAGGATGATTTTAAAATGAATATTCTGTATACGGATCCTACGTCACGTAATTATATTACTAAAGTGAATGATATTGGTTGGCCTGCTAATTTAGAAGGTCGTATTCTGTTAGATGTCTTTAATTTTGACCGACTAAACGTATATAACGATGTGCAGTCTGGTGGAGATGGTTTTTTTGATTTTTATGAAGGAATAACTATAAACTCACAAAATGGAAGTATAATTTTTACAAAAGTTGAACCTTTTGGGGAGTATATTTTTGAAACCTTAGGGGGTGGTGTTTATGACGTTGCTAATGATCAAGGGTATACTGATAATCAGAAAAAATATGTATACAGAAATATGTATGCATTAACTAAGGCTGCGGCATTAGAAGATTCAGATAAAAATAAATTCCTATTAAAAGGAGAGTATAAATCTACAGGTAGTAATGGTATTTCTATTGGTGCATTTAATGTGCCTCAAGGATCTGTTACGGTTACGGCTGGTGGGCGTCAACTGCAAGAAGGAATAGATTATACTGTAAATTACCAAGCGGGTACAGTTCAAATTATTGATCCGTCATTACAAGCATCTAATACACCTATAAATATTTCTGTGGAAAATACGGCTGTATTTGGTCAGCAATCAAGAAGGTATACAGGTCTTAATGTAGAGCACCAGGTAAACAAGAATTTTTTAATAGGAGGTACCTTGATAAACCTGAATGAACGTCCGCAAACGCAGAAAGCAAATTACGGATCAGAATCAGTAAACAATACTATCTTCGGTTTAAATACTAATTTCTCAACAGAAGTTCCTTTCTTAACACGTTTGGTAAATAAATTGCCTAACATTGATACAGATGTTCCGTCAAATTTATCGGTACGTGCAGAAGTTGCTATGCTTAAGCCTAGTACGCCTAAAAATGATGATTTTGATGGTGAGTCTACAACATATATTGATGATTTTGAAGGTGCACAATCTTCTATAGATATTAGATCTTCTTTGAGTTGGTCACTAGCGAGCGCTCCTTTGGAGTTTGCAGATGGTGGTCAATTATCAGGAAGTTCGCCTAATGACCCTTTAAATTTAGAGAATGGTTATGGTAGGGCTAAAGTAGCCTGGTACTCTATTGATCCAATTTTTTATACGACTCAAAGACCTGCAGGAGTTTCAGATAGCGATGTGTCTAAAAATTCTACCCGACGTGTTTTTATAGATGAGGTTTTTCCAGAAACAGATCAGGCAGTAGGGCAAACTAGAGTACAGACTACTTTAGATTTGGCGTATTA
This genomic stretch from Cellulophaga algicola DSM 14237 harbors:
- the ruvA gene encoding Holliday junction branch migration protein RuvA; translation: MIHHLKGKLVEKNPTHVVIECGGVGYFVNISLHTFSKITDAENIQLFTHLQVKEDSHTLFGFSEKSEREIFRLLVSVSGIGASIARTMLSSMSPMQIRDAIATANVSAIQSIKGIGAKTAQRVILDLKDKILKIYDIDEVSSISNNTNKDEALSALEVLGFIRKQSEKIVDKVLAQDASLSVEDIIKLSLKNL